One stretch of Gloeocapsa sp. PCC 73106 DNA includes these proteins:
- a CDS encoding MATE family efflux transporter, with translation MQLKLTEGKVSSQLIWLTLPMVWGISVVILFNVVDAYFVGKLGTIQLAAMTFTFPVVMILTSIALGLGVGASSVVARAIGEGNIYGSRNLTTNSLLLSCGIVGVAVIIGLVTIDPLFTLLGADAETLPLIREYMTVWYWGIIFLVVPMVGNSLIRAAGDAISPSIIMTIAGLVNLVLDPIFIFGWGFIPKLELKGAAIATVIASGITFVASIYLLNNRLNLITWKIPKIAQAWICWQEILAIGIPATATYLINPICIGIVTSLIATYSQASIAGFGVASKIESLAVIALMALASSVGPFVGQNWGAKKYKRVRESLDISLMFCLVWGIIMAVIMFISAPTIVSWFDTNPEVIKIASMYLRLVSISYGAYGIIFVASAAFNALGKPAFSVFLIFTRTVVFYLPLVYLGNWLLGIKGIFLAACLSNLIVSVVAHRLLKSPSLKG, from the coding sequence ATGCAACTAAAACTAACCGAGGGAAAGGTATCTAGTCAGCTAATTTGGCTGACTCTACCTATGGTGTGGGGAATATCTGTAGTTATTCTTTTTAATGTGGTAGATGCCTATTTTGTAGGCAAATTGGGTACGATTCAGCTCGCTGCGATGACATTTACTTTTCCAGTTGTCATGATTCTCACCAGCATAGCCCTAGGCTTGGGTGTCGGTGCATCTTCTGTAGTTGCTCGTGCTATTGGGGAAGGAAATATCTATGGGAGTCGAAATTTAACTACTAATAGTTTGTTACTTTCCTGTGGAATTGTGGGAGTCGCTGTAATTATTGGCTTAGTAACGATCGACCCTCTGTTTACTTTATTAGGTGCTGACGCTGAAACTTTACCTCTAATTCGCGAATATATGACCGTTTGGTATTGGGGAATTATATTTTTAGTAGTACCAATGGTTGGCAATAGTCTAATTAGAGCCGCAGGAGATGCTATATCTCCTAGCATTATTATGACCATAGCGGGACTAGTCAATCTGGTTTTAGATCCAATTTTTATTTTTGGCTGGGGTTTTATCCCTAAACTAGAGTTAAAAGGAGCCGCTATTGCTACGGTTATTGCTTCTGGAATCACTTTTGTAGCTTCAATTTATTTACTGAATAATCGCTTAAATTTAATTACTTGGAAAATACCGAAAATAGCACAAGCTTGGATCTGTTGGCAAGAAATTTTAGCTATAGGAATACCAGCTACTGCTACTTATCTGATTAATCCTATTTGTATTGGTATTGTGACCAGTTTAATCGCTACTTATAGTCAAGCCTCTATAGCCGGTTTTGGTGTTGCTTCTAAAATAGAATCTTTAGCTGTGATCGCCTTAATGGCATTAGCCTCCAGCGTGGGTCCTTTTGTGGGACAGAATTGGGGGGCTAAAAAATATAAACGAGTTAGAGAATCCCTGGATATTAGTTTGATGTTTTGCTTAGTTTGGGGCATAATTATGGCTGTGATTATGTTTATAAGTGCTCCTACAATCGTGAGCTGGTTTGATACTAATCCAGAAGTGATTAAAATTGCTTCGATGTATTTACGTCTAGTGTCTATTAGTTATGGCGCTTATGGCATAATTTTTGTGGCAAGTGCTGCTTTCAACGCTTTAGGTAAACCTGCATTTTCTGTGTTTTTAATTTTTACTAGAACGGTTGTTTTCTACTTGCCTTTAGTTTATTTGGGTAATTGGTTATTAGGAATAAAAGGTATATTTTTAGCTGCTTGCTTATCTAATTTAATCGTGTCCGTCGTAGCCCATCGCTTACTCAAGAGTCCCAGTCTCAAGGGTTAA